The Falco peregrinus isolate bFalPer1 chromosome 9, bFalPer1.pri, whole genome shotgun sequence genome includes a window with the following:
- the RBL1 gene encoding retinoblastoma-like protein 1 isoform X2, with translation MSRPAPPAEPGAAIERLCQELNLDAASAAEALREFTALRGTYSLEGEALHWLACALYVACRKSLVPTVGSGLMEGNGVSLTRILRSARLSLIQFFSKMKKWMDMSNLPQEFRERVERLERNFEVSTVIFKKFEPIFLDIFQNPYEETSKPQRSRKQRRVPCSVKDLFNFCWTLFVYTKGLPAEFHTTEIKASEDPSCIIATLCELHDGLLVEAKGIKEHYFKPYISKLFDRKILKGECLLDLCNFTENSKALNKEYEEYVLTVGDFDERVFLGADAEEEIGTPRKFPADVPVGKTAARAHVECHLQQHFEKKRSFAPSTPLTGRRYLREKEAVITPVASATQSVSRLQNIVSGLKNAPSEHLINIFESCARSPMESIVSRVKEIGETFCRSYTRSTDEQPGSHIDFAVNRLKLAEILYYKILETIMVQETRRLHGKDLTALLEQDVFHRSLMACCLEIVLFAYSSPRTFPWIIEVLDLRPFYFYKVIEVLIRSEEGLSRDMVKHLNSIEEQILESLAWTQDSALWNALQASENKVPTCEEVVFPSNFEASNGGSGLGHLPMMPISPIIHPRVKEVRTDLGGSLRRDMQPLSPISVHERYSSPTAGSAKRRLFGDDSPKEMQMDKIITEGTKLTIAPVSSIAAESVSPGQTVLTMTTATVPGKTGQKVTIPRHGIANELGGITLIPISTNLSQPCKMEAQAPCHPQVNQAQEVYLSPASKPKKTGSLALFYRKVYHLASVRLRDLCLKLDVSNDLRRKIWTCFEFTLVHCADLMKDRHLDQLLLCAFYIMAKVTKEERTFQDIMKSYRNQPQANSHVYRSVLLRNICAGVLLDKNANQDVEMTEDSSVKTGSSSGRSTSNSSASGTEERGDLIKFYNAVYVGRVKSFALKYNVTNQDHVMEAPPLSPFPNIKQQPVSPRRISQQHSVYVSPHKNSACLTPRTALLYKFNGSPSKSLKDINNMIKQGEHRSKKRAITIDSDTESPTKRLCQENDDILLKRLQDVVSERANH, from the exons ATGtcccgcccggcgccgcccgccGAGCCCGGCGCCGCCATCGAACGGCTCTGCCAGGAGCTCAACCTGGACGCAGCCAGCGCCGCCGAGGCGCTGCGCGAGTTCACGGCGCTGCGGGGCACCTACAGCCTAGAG GGCGAGGCGCTGCACTGGCTGGCCTGCGCTCTCTACGTCGCCTGCCGCAAGAGCCTGGTGCCCACGGTGGGGAGCGGCCTGATGGAGGGGAACGGCGTGTCGCTGACCCGGATCCTGCGCTCCGCCAGGCTCAG ttTAATCCAGTTTTTTAGCAAAATGAAGAAGTGGATGGACATGTCAAATCTACCACAGGAATTCCGAGAGCGAGTGGAGAGGCTGGAGAGAAATTTTGAAGTGTCAACTGTGATTTTCAAGAAGTTTGAACCAATATTTTTGGATATATTTCAAAACCCCTACGAAGAAACTTCTAAACCACAGCGAAGCAGGAAACAAAG ACGGGTGCCGTGCAGCGTTAAAGATCTCTTCAACTTCTGCTGGACTCTCTTTGTGTACACTAAGG GCTTACCAGCAGAATTCCACACAACAGAGATCAAAGCCTCTGAAGATCCTTCCTGCATCATTGCCACACTATGTGAGCTGCATGATGGGCTTTTAGTAGAAGCAAAAGGAATAAAGGAACATTACTTTAAACCATACATTTCAAAACTATTTGATAGGAAG ATCTTAAAAGGAGAATGTCTGTTGGATCTTTgcaattttacagaaaatag CAAAGCACTAAATAAAGAGTATGAAGAGTATGTTCTGACAGTGGGTGACTTTGACGAGAGAGTTTTCTTAGGAGCTgatgcagaagaagaaattgGCACTCCTCGAAAATTTCCTGCAGACGTGCCAGTagggaaaacagcagcaagagctCACGTGGAGTGCCACcttcagcagcattttgaaaag AAAAGGTCATTTGCACCTTCAACTCCACTGACTGGAAGAAGATACCTACGAGAAAAGGAAGCTGTCATCACTCCTGTTGCTTCAGCAACACAAAGCGTGAGCCGGTTGCAGAACATTGTGTCTGGATTGAAAAATGCACCAAGTGAACatcttataaatatttttga GTCTTGTGCACGCAGCCCTATGGAAAGCATTGTGAGCAGAGTGAAAGAAATAGGTGAGACATTCTGTCGCAGCTACACTCGGTCAACAGATGAACAGCCAGGATCTCATATAG attttgctgTAAACAGATTAAAACTGGCAGAGATCTTGTACTATAAGATCTTGGAGACTATAATGGTGCAAGAAACACGAAGATTACATGGCAAGGATCTGACt GCTCTCTTGGAACAAGATGTCTTTCACCGCTCTCTCATGGCATGCTGCTTGGAGATTGTGCTTTTTGCATATAGCTCACCTCGTACCTTTCCCTGGATTATTGAAGTTCTTGACCTGAGGCCATTCTATTTCTATAAG GTAATTGAGGTACTGATTCGGTCTGAGGAAGGACTTTCCAGAGACATGGTGAAGCACCTCAACAGCATTGAGGAACAAATTCTCGAGAGTCTCGCCTGGACTCAAGACTCGGCACTCTGGAACGCCCTCCAGGCCTCAGAAAACAAGGTCCCAACGTGTGAAGAA GTAGTATTTCCCAGTAATTTCGAAGCAAGCAATGGAGGAAGTGGGCTCGGGCATTTGCCTATGATGCCAATATCTCCTATAATTCATCCTCGAGTAAAAGAGGTTCGGACAGATCTTGGTGGGAGTTTAAGACGGG ACATGCAGCCATTGTCACCAATCTCTGTTCATGAGCGCTACAGTTCTCCTACAGCTGGAAGTGCTAAGAGAAGGCTCTTTGGAGATGACAGCCccaaagaaatgcagatggACAAAATCATAACTGAAGGAACTAAGTTGACAATTGCTCCAGTGTCAAGCATTGCTGCTGAAAGTGTTTCTCCTGGTCAGACAGTACTGACCATGACAACAGCTACAGTACCAGGAAAAACAGGACAGAAGGTTACTATCCCACGGCATG GTATTGCAAATGAATTGGGTGGGATCACATTGATACCCATTTCAACGAATTTAAGTCAGCCCTGTAAAATGGAGGCTCAGGCTCCCTGCCACCCTCAGGTGAATCAAGCACAAGAAGTGTATCTGTCACCAGCaagcaaaccaaagaaaacGGGATCCTTGGCACTGTTTTACAGAAAG GTTTATCATCTGGCAAGTGTGCGTTTGCGTGATCTGTGCTTAAAATTGGATGTTTCCAATGACTTACGCAGAAAGATATGGACGTGCTTTGAATTCACATTGGTTCATTGTGCTGATCTAATGAAGGACAGACATTTGGACCAGCTTCTCCTCTGTGCCTTTTATATCATGGCAAAG gtaaCCAAAGAGGAAAGAACTTTTCAGGACATAATGAAAAGTTACAGAAATCAGCCACAAGCAAACAGCCAT GTTTATAGGAGTGTCTTGTTAAGAAATATTTGTGCCGGTGTTCTGTTGgacaaaaatgcaaaccaagATGTGGAGATGACAGAAG ACTCATCTGTGAAAACTGGCAGTTCCTCGGGACGATCTACCTCAAACTCCAGTGCGTCGGGaacagaggagagaggagatCTTATTAAATTTTACAATGCAGTCTATGTAGGAAGAGTGAAATCATTTGCACTGAAGTACAATGTCACAAACCAGGATCATGTA ATGGAAGCCCCTCCCTTGTCTCCATTCCCCAACATTAAGCAACAGCCAGTGTCTCCTCGACGGATCTCTCAACAGCATTCTGTTTATGTTTCACCTCACAAGAACAGTGCCTGCTTGACACCTCGAACTGCGCTACTGTATAAATTTAATGGGAGCCCTTCCAAG AGTTTGAAGGACATTAACAACATGATAAAACAAGGTGAACACAGGAGTAAGAAGCGAGCAATAACAATTGATAGTGACACTGAATCCCCTACGAAGCGACTCTGCCAGGAAAATGATGACATTCTACTTAAACGTCTGCAGGATGTTGTCAGTGAAAGAGCAAATCATTAA
- the RBL1 gene encoding retinoblastoma-like protein 1 isoform X1 gives MSRPAPPAEPGAAIERLCQELNLDAASAAEALREFTALRGTYSLEGEALHWLACALYVACRKSLVPTVGSGLMEGNGVSLTRILRSARLSLIQFFSKMKKWMDMSNLPQEFRERVERLERNFEVSTVIFKKFEPIFLDIFQNPYEETSKPQRSRKQRRVPCSVKDLFNFCWTLFVYTKGNFRMIGDDLVNSYHLLLCCLDLIFANALLCSNRRDLINPSFKGLPAEFHTTEIKASEDPSCIIATLCELHDGLLVEAKGIKEHYFKPYISKLFDRKILKGECLLDLCNFTENSKALNKEYEEYVLTVGDFDERVFLGADAEEEIGTPRKFPADVPVGKTAARAHVECHLQQHFEKKRSFAPSTPLTGRRYLREKEAVITPVASATQSVSRLQNIVSGLKNAPSEHLINIFESCARSPMESIVSRVKEIGETFCRSYTRSTDEQPGSHIDFAVNRLKLAEILYYKILETIMVQETRRLHGKDLTALLEQDVFHRSLMACCLEIVLFAYSSPRTFPWIIEVLDLRPFYFYKVIEVLIRSEEGLSRDMVKHLNSIEEQILESLAWTQDSALWNALQASENKVPTCEEVVFPSNFEASNGGSGLGHLPMMPISPIIHPRVKEVRTDLGGSLRRDMQPLSPISVHERYSSPTAGSAKRRLFGDDSPKEMQMDKIITEGTKLTIAPVSSIAAESVSPGQTVLTMTTATVPGKTGQKVTIPRHGIANELGGITLIPISTNLSQPCKMEAQAPCHPQVNQAQEVYLSPASKPKKTGSLALFYRKVYHLASVRLRDLCLKLDVSNDLRRKIWTCFEFTLVHCADLMKDRHLDQLLLCAFYIMAKVTKEERTFQDIMKSYRNQPQANSHVYRSVLLRNICAGVLLDKNANQDVEMTEDSSVKTGSSSGRSTSNSSASGTEERGDLIKFYNAVYVGRVKSFALKYNVTNQDHVMEAPPLSPFPNIKQQPVSPRRISQQHSVYVSPHKNSACLTPRTALLYKFNGSPSKSLKDINNMIKQGEHRSKKRAITIDSDTESPTKRLCQENDDILLKRLQDVVSERANH, from the exons ATGtcccgcccggcgccgcccgccGAGCCCGGCGCCGCCATCGAACGGCTCTGCCAGGAGCTCAACCTGGACGCAGCCAGCGCCGCCGAGGCGCTGCGCGAGTTCACGGCGCTGCGGGGCACCTACAGCCTAGAG GGCGAGGCGCTGCACTGGCTGGCCTGCGCTCTCTACGTCGCCTGCCGCAAGAGCCTGGTGCCCACGGTGGGGAGCGGCCTGATGGAGGGGAACGGCGTGTCGCTGACCCGGATCCTGCGCTCCGCCAGGCTCAG ttTAATCCAGTTTTTTAGCAAAATGAAGAAGTGGATGGACATGTCAAATCTACCACAGGAATTCCGAGAGCGAGTGGAGAGGCTGGAGAGAAATTTTGAAGTGTCAACTGTGATTTTCAAGAAGTTTGAACCAATATTTTTGGATATATTTCAAAACCCCTACGAAGAAACTTCTAAACCACAGCGAAGCAGGAAACAAAG ACGGGTGCCGTGCAGCGTTAAAGATCTCTTCAACTTCTGCTGGACTCTCTTTGTGTACACTAAGG GTAATTTCCGTATGATTGGAGATGATTTAGTAAATTCCTATCATTTGCTTCTATGCTGCTTGGACCTGATTTTTGCAAATGCCCTTTTGTGTTCAAATAGAAGAGATCTGATAAATCCATCATTTAAAG GCTTACCAGCAGAATTCCACACAACAGAGATCAAAGCCTCTGAAGATCCTTCCTGCATCATTGCCACACTATGTGAGCTGCATGATGGGCTTTTAGTAGAAGCAAAAGGAATAAAGGAACATTACTTTAAACCATACATTTCAAAACTATTTGATAGGAAG ATCTTAAAAGGAGAATGTCTGTTGGATCTTTgcaattttacagaaaatag CAAAGCACTAAATAAAGAGTATGAAGAGTATGTTCTGACAGTGGGTGACTTTGACGAGAGAGTTTTCTTAGGAGCTgatgcagaagaagaaattgGCACTCCTCGAAAATTTCCTGCAGACGTGCCAGTagggaaaacagcagcaagagctCACGTGGAGTGCCACcttcagcagcattttgaaaag AAAAGGTCATTTGCACCTTCAACTCCACTGACTGGAAGAAGATACCTACGAGAAAAGGAAGCTGTCATCACTCCTGTTGCTTCAGCAACACAAAGCGTGAGCCGGTTGCAGAACATTGTGTCTGGATTGAAAAATGCACCAAGTGAACatcttataaatatttttga GTCTTGTGCACGCAGCCCTATGGAAAGCATTGTGAGCAGAGTGAAAGAAATAGGTGAGACATTCTGTCGCAGCTACACTCGGTCAACAGATGAACAGCCAGGATCTCATATAG attttgctgTAAACAGATTAAAACTGGCAGAGATCTTGTACTATAAGATCTTGGAGACTATAATGGTGCAAGAAACACGAAGATTACATGGCAAGGATCTGACt GCTCTCTTGGAACAAGATGTCTTTCACCGCTCTCTCATGGCATGCTGCTTGGAGATTGTGCTTTTTGCATATAGCTCACCTCGTACCTTTCCCTGGATTATTGAAGTTCTTGACCTGAGGCCATTCTATTTCTATAAG GTAATTGAGGTACTGATTCGGTCTGAGGAAGGACTTTCCAGAGACATGGTGAAGCACCTCAACAGCATTGAGGAACAAATTCTCGAGAGTCTCGCCTGGACTCAAGACTCGGCACTCTGGAACGCCCTCCAGGCCTCAGAAAACAAGGTCCCAACGTGTGAAGAA GTAGTATTTCCCAGTAATTTCGAAGCAAGCAATGGAGGAAGTGGGCTCGGGCATTTGCCTATGATGCCAATATCTCCTATAATTCATCCTCGAGTAAAAGAGGTTCGGACAGATCTTGGTGGGAGTTTAAGACGGG ACATGCAGCCATTGTCACCAATCTCTGTTCATGAGCGCTACAGTTCTCCTACAGCTGGAAGTGCTAAGAGAAGGCTCTTTGGAGATGACAGCCccaaagaaatgcagatggACAAAATCATAACTGAAGGAACTAAGTTGACAATTGCTCCAGTGTCAAGCATTGCTGCTGAAAGTGTTTCTCCTGGTCAGACAGTACTGACCATGACAACAGCTACAGTACCAGGAAAAACAGGACAGAAGGTTACTATCCCACGGCATG GTATTGCAAATGAATTGGGTGGGATCACATTGATACCCATTTCAACGAATTTAAGTCAGCCCTGTAAAATGGAGGCTCAGGCTCCCTGCCACCCTCAGGTGAATCAAGCACAAGAAGTGTATCTGTCACCAGCaagcaaaccaaagaaaacGGGATCCTTGGCACTGTTTTACAGAAAG GTTTATCATCTGGCAAGTGTGCGTTTGCGTGATCTGTGCTTAAAATTGGATGTTTCCAATGACTTACGCAGAAAGATATGGACGTGCTTTGAATTCACATTGGTTCATTGTGCTGATCTAATGAAGGACAGACATTTGGACCAGCTTCTCCTCTGTGCCTTTTATATCATGGCAAAG gtaaCCAAAGAGGAAAGAACTTTTCAGGACATAATGAAAAGTTACAGAAATCAGCCACAAGCAAACAGCCAT GTTTATAGGAGTGTCTTGTTAAGAAATATTTGTGCCGGTGTTCTGTTGgacaaaaatgcaaaccaagATGTGGAGATGACAGAAG ACTCATCTGTGAAAACTGGCAGTTCCTCGGGACGATCTACCTCAAACTCCAGTGCGTCGGGaacagaggagagaggagatCTTATTAAATTTTACAATGCAGTCTATGTAGGAAGAGTGAAATCATTTGCACTGAAGTACAATGTCACAAACCAGGATCATGTA ATGGAAGCCCCTCCCTTGTCTCCATTCCCCAACATTAAGCAACAGCCAGTGTCTCCTCGACGGATCTCTCAACAGCATTCTGTTTATGTTTCACCTCACAAGAACAGTGCCTGCTTGACACCTCGAACTGCGCTACTGTATAAATTTAATGGGAGCCCTTCCAAG AGTTTGAAGGACATTAACAACATGATAAAACAAGGTGAACACAGGAGTAAGAAGCGAGCAATAACAATTGATAGTGACACTGAATCCCCTACGAAGCGACTCTGCCAGGAAAATGATGACATTCTACTTAAACGTCTGCAGGATGTTGTCAGTGAAAGAGCAAATCATTAA
- the RBL1 gene encoding retinoblastoma-like protein 1 isoform X3, protein MKKWMDMSNLPQEFRERVERLERNFEVSTVIFKKFEPIFLDIFQNPYEETSKPQRSRKQRRVPCSVKDLFNFCWTLFVYTKGNFRMIGDDLVNSYHLLLCCLDLIFANALLCSNRRDLINPSFKGLPAEFHTTEIKASEDPSCIIATLCELHDGLLVEAKGIKEHYFKPYISKLFDRKILKGECLLDLCNFTENSKALNKEYEEYVLTVGDFDERVFLGADAEEEIGTPRKFPADVPVGKTAARAHVECHLQQHFEKKRSFAPSTPLTGRRYLREKEAVITPVASATQSVSRLQNIVSGLKNAPSEHLINIFESCARSPMESIVSRVKEIGETFCRSYTRSTDEQPGSHIDFAVNRLKLAEILYYKILETIMVQETRRLHGKDLTALLEQDVFHRSLMACCLEIVLFAYSSPRTFPWIIEVLDLRPFYFYKVIEVLIRSEEGLSRDMVKHLNSIEEQILESLAWTQDSALWNALQASENKVPTCEEVVFPSNFEASNGGSGLGHLPMMPISPIIHPRVKEVRTDLGGSLRRDMQPLSPISVHERYSSPTAGSAKRRLFGDDSPKEMQMDKIITEGTKLTIAPVSSIAAESVSPGQTVLTMTTATVPGKTGQKVTIPRHGIANELGGITLIPISTNLSQPCKMEAQAPCHPQVNQAQEVYLSPASKPKKTGSLALFYRKVYHLASVRLRDLCLKLDVSNDLRRKIWTCFEFTLVHCADLMKDRHLDQLLLCAFYIMAKVTKEERTFQDIMKSYRNQPQANSHVYRSVLLRNICAGVLLDKNANQDVEMTEDSSVKTGSSSGRSTSNSSASGTEERGDLIKFYNAVYVGRVKSFALKYNVTNQDHVMEAPPLSPFPNIKQQPVSPRRISQQHSVYVSPHKNSACLTPRTALLYKFNGSPSKSLKDINNMIKQGEHRSKKRAITIDSDTESPTKRLCQENDDILLKRLQDVVSERANH, encoded by the exons ATGAAGAAGTGGATGGACATGTCAAATCTACCACAGGAATTCCGAGAGCGAGTGGAGAGGCTGGAGAGAAATTTTGAAGTGTCAACTGTGATTTTCAAGAAGTTTGAACCAATATTTTTGGATATATTTCAAAACCCCTACGAAGAAACTTCTAAACCACAGCGAAGCAGGAAACAAAG ACGGGTGCCGTGCAGCGTTAAAGATCTCTTCAACTTCTGCTGGACTCTCTTTGTGTACACTAAGG GTAATTTCCGTATGATTGGAGATGATTTAGTAAATTCCTATCATTTGCTTCTATGCTGCTTGGACCTGATTTTTGCAAATGCCCTTTTGTGTTCAAATAGAAGAGATCTGATAAATCCATCATTTAAAG GCTTACCAGCAGAATTCCACACAACAGAGATCAAAGCCTCTGAAGATCCTTCCTGCATCATTGCCACACTATGTGAGCTGCATGATGGGCTTTTAGTAGAAGCAAAAGGAATAAAGGAACATTACTTTAAACCATACATTTCAAAACTATTTGATAGGAAG ATCTTAAAAGGAGAATGTCTGTTGGATCTTTgcaattttacagaaaatag CAAAGCACTAAATAAAGAGTATGAAGAGTATGTTCTGACAGTGGGTGACTTTGACGAGAGAGTTTTCTTAGGAGCTgatgcagaagaagaaattgGCACTCCTCGAAAATTTCCTGCAGACGTGCCAGTagggaaaacagcagcaagagctCACGTGGAGTGCCACcttcagcagcattttgaaaag AAAAGGTCATTTGCACCTTCAACTCCACTGACTGGAAGAAGATACCTACGAGAAAAGGAAGCTGTCATCACTCCTGTTGCTTCAGCAACACAAAGCGTGAGCCGGTTGCAGAACATTGTGTCTGGATTGAAAAATGCACCAAGTGAACatcttataaatatttttga GTCTTGTGCACGCAGCCCTATGGAAAGCATTGTGAGCAGAGTGAAAGAAATAGGTGAGACATTCTGTCGCAGCTACACTCGGTCAACAGATGAACAGCCAGGATCTCATATAG attttgctgTAAACAGATTAAAACTGGCAGAGATCTTGTACTATAAGATCTTGGAGACTATAATGGTGCAAGAAACACGAAGATTACATGGCAAGGATCTGACt GCTCTCTTGGAACAAGATGTCTTTCACCGCTCTCTCATGGCATGCTGCTTGGAGATTGTGCTTTTTGCATATAGCTCACCTCGTACCTTTCCCTGGATTATTGAAGTTCTTGACCTGAGGCCATTCTATTTCTATAAG GTAATTGAGGTACTGATTCGGTCTGAGGAAGGACTTTCCAGAGACATGGTGAAGCACCTCAACAGCATTGAGGAACAAATTCTCGAGAGTCTCGCCTGGACTCAAGACTCGGCACTCTGGAACGCCCTCCAGGCCTCAGAAAACAAGGTCCCAACGTGTGAAGAA GTAGTATTTCCCAGTAATTTCGAAGCAAGCAATGGAGGAAGTGGGCTCGGGCATTTGCCTATGATGCCAATATCTCCTATAATTCATCCTCGAGTAAAAGAGGTTCGGACAGATCTTGGTGGGAGTTTAAGACGGG ACATGCAGCCATTGTCACCAATCTCTGTTCATGAGCGCTACAGTTCTCCTACAGCTGGAAGTGCTAAGAGAAGGCTCTTTGGAGATGACAGCCccaaagaaatgcagatggACAAAATCATAACTGAAGGAACTAAGTTGACAATTGCTCCAGTGTCAAGCATTGCTGCTGAAAGTGTTTCTCCTGGTCAGACAGTACTGACCATGACAACAGCTACAGTACCAGGAAAAACAGGACAGAAGGTTACTATCCCACGGCATG GTATTGCAAATGAATTGGGTGGGATCACATTGATACCCATTTCAACGAATTTAAGTCAGCCCTGTAAAATGGAGGCTCAGGCTCCCTGCCACCCTCAGGTGAATCAAGCACAAGAAGTGTATCTGTCACCAGCaagcaaaccaaagaaaacGGGATCCTTGGCACTGTTTTACAGAAAG GTTTATCATCTGGCAAGTGTGCGTTTGCGTGATCTGTGCTTAAAATTGGATGTTTCCAATGACTTACGCAGAAAGATATGGACGTGCTTTGAATTCACATTGGTTCATTGTGCTGATCTAATGAAGGACAGACATTTGGACCAGCTTCTCCTCTGTGCCTTTTATATCATGGCAAAG gtaaCCAAAGAGGAAAGAACTTTTCAGGACATAATGAAAAGTTACAGAAATCAGCCACAAGCAAACAGCCAT GTTTATAGGAGTGTCTTGTTAAGAAATATTTGTGCCGGTGTTCTGTTGgacaaaaatgcaaaccaagATGTGGAGATGACAGAAG ACTCATCTGTGAAAACTGGCAGTTCCTCGGGACGATCTACCTCAAACTCCAGTGCGTCGGGaacagaggagagaggagatCTTATTAAATTTTACAATGCAGTCTATGTAGGAAGAGTGAAATCATTTGCACTGAAGTACAATGTCACAAACCAGGATCATGTA ATGGAAGCCCCTCCCTTGTCTCCATTCCCCAACATTAAGCAACAGCCAGTGTCTCCTCGACGGATCTCTCAACAGCATTCTGTTTATGTTTCACCTCACAAGAACAGTGCCTGCTTGACACCTCGAACTGCGCTACTGTATAAATTTAATGGGAGCCCTTCCAAG AGTTTGAAGGACATTAACAACATGATAAAACAAGGTGAACACAGGAGTAAGAAGCGAGCAATAACAATTGATAGTGACACTGAATCCCCTACGAAGCGACTCTGCCAGGAAAATGATGACATTCTACTTAAACGTCTGCAGGATGTTGTCAGTGAAAGAGCAAATCATTAA